The following proteins come from a genomic window of Deltaproteobacteria bacterium:
- a CDS encoding serine/threonine protein kinase, which yields MAVDENRIKDARRFGKYTLIDRIAVGGMAEIFLARQAGLEGFEKTIVIKRIRPHLSQQKAFVKMFLNEAKLAAQLNHPNIVQIYDLGKIGESYFIAMEYIFGRDMRRIIPKADSLGIPFPMVYALKIASSVCEGLYYAHQKMDIYGNPLNIVHRDVTPENIFVSFDGTVKVLDFGIAKAANQIEQTKAGEIKGKLSYMSPEQCMGKPLDHRSDIFSLGVVLYEWITGFKLFTGESEVGILKSITEGKIYAPSYFKADIPEAVEKILMKALEKDREKRYQSAWDMQYDVDQFLSQYEFTPSNIHLSNFLKQLFSDELEEEKKRLMSGGRGTPVEAQEILDDLEPIEDGIEPIPLHPGRDEKVRSNGPEKVLTLSLPQAEYDQLKAMADRNRLPISALVKEMLAGYLRFR from the coding sequence GACGAGAACCGCATCAAGGACGCGCGCCGCTTCGGCAAATACACGCTGATCGACCGCATCGCCGTCGGTGGCATGGCGGAGATCTTCCTCGCGCGCCAGGCGGGCCTCGAAGGCTTCGAGAAGACGATCGTCATCAAGCGGATCCGCCCGCACCTGTCGCAGCAGAAGGCCTTCGTGAAGATGTTCCTCAACGAGGCCAAGCTGGCGGCGCAGCTCAACCACCCGAACATCGTCCAGATCTACGACCTCGGCAAAATCGGCGAGAGCTACTTCATCGCCATGGAGTACATCTTCGGGCGCGACATGCGTCGCATCATCCCGAAGGCCGACTCGCTCGGGATCCCGTTCCCCATGGTTTACGCGCTGAAGATCGCCTCGAGCGTCTGCGAGGGCCTCTACTACGCGCACCAGAAGATGGACATCTACGGGAACCCGCTGAACATCGTCCACCGCGACGTCACGCCGGAAAACATTTTCGTTTCATTCGACGGCACCGTGAAGGTGCTCGACTTCGGCATCGCCAAGGCGGCCAACCAGATCGAGCAGACCAAGGCCGGCGAGATCAAGGGCAAGCTCAGCTACATGTCGCCCGAGCAGTGCATGGGCAAGCCGCTCGATCACCGCAGCGACATCTTCTCGCTCGGCGTGGTGCTCTACGAGTGGATCACCGGCTTCAAGCTCTTCACGGGCGAGAGCGAGGTGGGCATCCTGAAGAGCATCACCGAGGGCAAGATCTACGCGCCCAGCTACTTCAAGGCCGACATCCCGGAAGCTGTCGAGAAGATCCTGATGAAGGCGCTCGAGAAGGACCGCGAGAAGCGGTACCAGAGCGCCTGGGACATGCAGTACGACGTGGATCAGTTCCTGTCCCAGTACGAGTTCACACCCTCGAACATCCACCTCTCCAACTTCCTCAAACAGCTCTTCAGCGACGAGCTCGAGGAGGAGAAGAAGCGGCTGATGTCGGGCGGGCGGGGCACGCCGGTGGAGGCTCAGGAGATCCTCGACGACCTCGAGCCCATCGAAGACGGCATCGAGCCCATCCCGCTGCATCCGGGCCGCGACGAGAAGGTCCGCAGCAACGGCCCGGAGAAGGTGCTCACCCTGAGCCTGCCGCAGGCCGAGTACGACCAGCTCAAGGCGATGGCGGATCGGAATCGCTTGCCGATCTCCGCGCTGGTCAAAGAGATGCTCGCCGGCTACCTGCGCTTCCGCTGA